The Myxococcales bacterium genomic interval TGGCTTTACCCGGAGACCTACCAGGCTTGCGCTGATCTTCTCAGCATCCCGATGGGCGCCACCAACACCGTGGTGCTCATCACGAGCAGCTTCACGGCGGCGCTGGGTTACCACGCGATCAAGGTGGACCAGGTCAAGAAGGGCGTGGCTCTTCTGTGGGTGACGATCGTGCTGGCGGGGGCGTTCCTCGTCATCAAGTACTTCGAGTACGCCCACAAGTTCCACGAGGGGACGCTGCCCGGCAAATGGTACACGTTCGAGGGGCTTCAGGCTCCGGGAGCGAACATCTTCTTCGCTGTGTACTTCCTGGCGACGGGCCTCCACGGCTTCCACGTCGTGGTGGGCATGACGATTCTCGCAATCCTGGCCGTGCGTGCGCAGCAGGGGCGTTACCATGCGAAGAATTACGTCGGCGTGGAGTTGGGTGTTCTCTACTGGCACCTCGTCGACCTGGTGTGGATTTTCCTTTTCCCGCTGCTTTACCTCATCTGAAGGCGGAGTGACGTAACGTGTCCAACGCGAATCAAACGGCTCAACACGCAGGTCATGACGACCACGGCATTGGCGGCTACGTCAAGGTGTTCGTGGCGCTGTTGGTCTTGACGGGGGTGACGGTGTGGACGGCCAAGATGGATTTCGGGGCCTTCAACATCGTGGTGGCGATGGTGGTGGCCACGATCAAGGCCACCCTGGTGGTGCTCTTCTTCATGCACCTGTGGGACGAAGGCCCGGTGAACCGGCTCATCTTCGTCGTGTCGATTCTCTTTGTGGGGGTCATGATGGCATTTACTTTCGGGGACCTCATGTTCCGAAACACGGGAATGCTTCCTAACGGCGGACCGCAGAAGCCGGGAACGGTCATCATCAAGAGCGCAGCAGGCGAGGGTTCAGCTCACCACTGAACGGTCGCACTGACTACGGCGTGGTTACGGGCTTCCCCTGACCGGCGCTCAAAAAGGCCCCAAGGCGCTGCCAAGGGGCCTTTTCTGCGTTCGATGGTCTGCCGTAAGGGCCAACAAACGAACGCGGGTCGCTGGAACCTCTCCGGATACCACGAAGGAATGAGAGGCACGAGAACGAGGCACAGTCGGTGAAGGGACACTGGGGAGCCCGAGAGAAGGGGAAAGGGGCTGTCCGCGACCGAGCGGACGGGTATGTGAGCTGCCTTCTGATGAGTCGCTCAGGGAAGGCACCCATCCGTTGGCAGCTCCAGGGTCCCAGCCACCCTTGGCCGCGGTGTCCCCGGGCAAGGCCCAAAGGCTTGTGAATAGGGGCGCGTTCATCCGCGCCCCTACGTCGCGATTAGAATTGAATGCCGAGGAACCCGCGTATCACTTGTGCACTGGAGGCATCCTCCAGGGTGCCGCGGGGCCAGGGTTGGTCATTCTCATTGGACGGTCGGTTCAAAGCCGCAAACGGCCAGAGCACGGCCCACGTAAGCCCTGCGAAAAAACGATCGGCGGGGTTCCGGTAGGTCAGGCCCACGTTCATCTCCAGGCCCAGGTTCCGTGCGTCGCCCGGTGTTCCCAAACGAACGGCCGCCGCGCTGTAGATGACCGAGGCAGTGAGTCCGAGTTGCCTTTGTTCGGCGATCGTGAGCCAGTAGGCAATCTGGGGCTTGACGTAGATGGCGTTCGTCACGGTCCCGAAAATGCGGCGGAACAGGATCTGGTCGACGTGGTAGTCGGGGGAGAAATGGAAGTTGGTGAGGTTGTTGTCCCCCGCCTGTTGCTGGACCTGACGCCATCGGTAGTTAAGATAAGTATTGTTGCCGTTCCCCAGCTGGGGTTCAGCGCGGTCGCCGCTGGCGCCACCCGTTTCGAGGCCCAGGTAGAGGGCGTTTTTGAAGAGCGCCAGGTCGCTGGCGAACACCCATCCCAGTTGTTGGATGGAGAGCGAGCGATTGTCGACGTTCAGGTCCCCGGGGTTTCCGATCTTGCCCAGCATGGCGTCAGCCTCGAACTCTACGGTCAACGCGCGCCAGCCCAGCTTGAACCAGACGCTGGGGATGAAGACGTACGCGTTTACGTTTTGTACGTAGACCTCCGGCCGCGACAGTTCGCCGGGGCTAAAGGCCTGCCCATCGGTGGGCGTCTCGGGGTTGGCTGCCGTGTCGGTTTCGAGCGGGCGGCTGGCGCCGCTGTTGTTGCGGTACACGAGCTGGGCCGCGTAGTTGAGCGCCAGCTCGCCGCGGGCGGCTTTGAAGCGGAAGCGTTCGGGGTCGTCGCGGCGGGAAAGAGCCGCCATGAGCTGAAACACGTCGTCTTTTTGGGAGAGGTCGAAGGGCGTACCGAAGGGATCTTGCACGCCGAGGGTGCTCATGTTGGACGTGTGGCCCTGAGCGCCGTAGTCCCAGGCCACGGCCACTTCGTGTCCCCACAGCATCGACAGCGCCATGACGCGATCGACGGTGGTACCGATGTCACAGTCGAGACAGTTTCCGTTGTTGAACATCAACCCCCGCCCAAAGTGCCAGGGCATACGGCCGAAACGGATGCTGCCGAATTCGCTGTCAATCTCTCCCCAGGCCCGCTTGGCCTGCACGCTCGAACCCCAGCCGTTGCGGCCCACGTCGGGCGGGTATTGCGTGTTGTACAGAACGGGGAGGGGTGCGGCGCCCGTGCCCTGAGCCAGCCGATTCGTCTGCACCAGAGAATCGGGGGTGGAGCCGGCGATGGTGTTGTCGAGCACGTCGATCTGCGCCATCACGCGGACCTGATCGCTTACGTTGACCGTGGGTTCGAGACGAAGCCGCAGGTTCGCGGAACCCAAGGTCTTCGTGCCGCACTTGCCGGCCACGAGGCCGCACTCGAGCGGCGTCGGGAAGGGCGGGGTACCATCGGGCTCTGCTTGCCCGTCAGGCACGACATATCCCTGGCCGAGGTGCAGCTGATGCAACCAATCCGTGCGGAAGCGGAAGTAGCCATCCAACTCGACGAGCTGGGTGCGGCGGCGTTCCGCTTCGAGCATCGGCGCCAGGGGCGCGAGCTCGTCGTCGTCGCGGTCCGCATCAGGGGCAGCCTCGGCCGGACCTTCGGGGCGCCCGTCGTCGCCCCCACCCCCGGTACCGGGGCGATGGCCCTGTGGCATGCCCGGCATCATGCCCGGGCCACCGTACTGGGCCAGCGCCTCCCCGGCGGAAAGGGCGGCCACGGCAAACCCGAGCGCGAACCTCACGGGCAAAGCACCGAAAGCGCGGCCCGCAAAAGGCATCCGGCGAGGGCGGGCCGGTGTGGGGGAATCCGAAAACGTCACGATGAGGTGTCTCCTGAGTCGCATTGGCAAAGCTCGAACAAAACCCCGCCTGTCGCGCGGGGGTGAAGAAAGGCCACGAGGTGACCGTGGGCGCCCACACGGGGGCGTTCGTCGATGAGGGCCACGCCGGCGGCCTTGAGGTGAACCAGGGTGTCAGCCAGGTTTTCCACCTCGAGGGAGACGTGGTGAAGTCCGGGGCCGCGGCGATCGAGAAAGCGGCCGAGCGAGGCGTTTCCGGCAGGGGCGATGAGTTCGATCGCGGTCTCGCCCTCCTCGCTGTGCAGGAAGCACGTGTCAGTCTCCTGCTCGGCCACGTGCTCGTCGGAGCTTGCCCGCAGGCCGAGAAGCGCAAGCGCGGTGCGGCCTTCGGCGAGCTGCGGAACGGCGATGGAGACGTGGTTGATCCGCTTGACTTTGATCATGGCGGCGAGGGCCGGAAGGTGTGCGGACCTTAGCACGCAGACCCGCAGGCGGCGCAGGATGACATATGATGGAGCCCGTGACTACGCACGGCG includes:
- the mce gene encoding methylmalonyl-CoA epimerase, producing MIKVKRINHVSIAVPQLAEGRTALALLGLRASSDEHVAEQETDTCFLHSEEGETAIELIAPAGNASLGRFLDRRGPGLHHVSLEVENLADTLVHLKAAGVALIDERPRVGAHGHLVAFLHPRATGGVLFELCQCDSGDTSS
- a CDS encoding TIGR04551 family protein, encoding MRFALGFAVAALSAGEALAQYGGPGMMPGMPQGHRPGTGGGGDDGRPEGPAEAAPDADRDDDELAPLAPMLEAERRRTQLVELDGYFRFRTDWLHQLHLGQGYVVPDGQAEPDGTPPFPTPLECGLVAGKCGTKTLGSANLRLRLEPTVNVSDQVRVMAQIDVLDNTIAGSTPDSLVQTNRLAQGTGAAPLPVLYNTQYPPDVGRNGWGSSVQAKRAWGEIDSEFGSIRFGRMPWHFGRGLMFNNGNCLDCDIGTTVDRVMALSMLWGHEVAVAWDYGAQGHTSNMSTLGVQDPFGTPFDLSQKDDVFQLMAALSRRDDPERFRFKAARGELALNYAAQLVYRNNSGASRPLETDTAANPETPTDGQAFSPGELSRPEVYVQNVNAYVFIPSVWFKLGWRALTVEFEADAMLGKIGNPGDLNVDNRSLSIQQLGWVFASDLALFKNALYLGLETGGASGDRAEPQLGNGNNTYLNYRWRQVQQQAGDNNLTNFHFSPDYHVDQILFRRIFGTVTNAIYVKPQIAYWLTIAEQRQLGLTASVIYSAAAVRLGTPGDARNLGLEMNVGLTYRNPADRFFAGLTWAVLWPFAALNRPSNENDQPWPRGTLEDASSAQVIRGFLGIQF
- a CDS encoding cytochrome C oxidase subunit IV family protein, which produces MSNANQTAQHAGHDDHGIGGYVKVFVALLVLTGVTVWTAKMDFGAFNIVVAMVVATIKATLVVLFFMHLWDEGPVNRLIFVVSILFVGVMMAFTFGDLMFRNTGMLPNGGPQKPGTVIIKSAAGEGSAHH
- a CDS encoding cytochrome c oxidase subunit 3 family protein, with amino-acid sequence MSSSEAHSHNPYLAHHFETIEQQSYAARLGMWLFLATEVLLFGGLFLGYTVYRWLYPETYQACADLLSIPMGATNTVVLITSSFTAALGYHAIKVDQVKKGVALLWVTIVLAGAFLVIKYFEYAHKFHEGTLPGKWYTFEGLQAPGANIFFAVYFLATGLHGFHVVVGMTILAILAVRAQQGRYHAKNYVGVELGVLYWHLVDLVWIFLFPLLYLI